In Nitrospira sp., one genomic interval encodes:
- a CDS encoding DUF4276 family protein: protein MTKIAIFVEGQTEQLFAERLIEEIAGRKRVTITKRRAVGGGQSGARKITTLETSNGVNNRYFAVLVDCGADNRVKSDIRDNYDKLVDAGFGFIIGIRDVYPDFSHSEIPKLRSGLNYKLKTVPVQVLFVLGIMEIEAWFMSEYTHFERLNAELTIPRIRTQFGFDPSHDNLELRDRPAEDLKRIYSLANISYDKKKANTSLTLNTLSYETLYLTLPARIPDLKALIEHVDQFLSE, encoded by the coding sequence GTGACTAAGATTGCGATATTCGTCGAAGGGCAAACCGAACAACTCTTCGCCGAACGTTTGATTGAAGAAATAGCAGGGCGGAAGAGGGTGACCATTACCAAGCGGCGTGCTGTCGGAGGCGGACAATCCGGCGCTCGTAAAATTACTACCCTTGAGACTTCAAATGGGGTGAATAATCGTTATTTCGCGGTGCTCGTGGATTGCGGTGCAGATAATCGCGTCAAATCTGACATTCGAGACAATTACGACAAACTGGTAGACGCTGGCTTCGGTTTCATAATTGGGATCCGAGATGTCTACCCGGATTTTTCACATAGCGAAATACCAAAACTTAGGAGTGGCCTCAATTATAAGCTGAAGACAGTACCGGTACAGGTCTTGTTTGTCCTGGGGATAATGGAGATCGAAGCATGGTTTATGTCTGAATACACGCATTTCGAAAGATTGAATGCCGAACTGACTATTCCTAGGATTAGAACGCAGTTTGGTTTCGATCCTAGTCACGACAATCTGGAATTGCGGGACCGACCAGCCGAGGATCTTAAGCGGATATACAGTCTAGCAAATATCTCGTATGATAAGAAAAAAGCAAACACCTCTCTTACCCTTAACACTTTGAGTTATGAGACGCTCTACCTCACCCTTCCAGCGCGGATTCCAGACCTCAAAGCTTTGATTGAGCATGTCGATCAGTTTCTCAGCGAATGA
- a CDS encoding AAA family ATPase, translating into MKLKSLRYSQHEGRPNTWRVNGLTFDEINLLVGKNASGKTRTLNVINGLAGLLSQDSPLKYISGDYEVVFEDGHKLLTYSLKYSDQIVTSEEFAIDGKKFLERGAEGIGKIYAVKENKWIEFQTPPNRLASAARRDSIQHPYFESLFQWGNDLRFFAFGTSMGKDHLALIVKEGAPISFNPKDPNQVAGVYRRGYTKLGQPFKQNIIKDMATVGYEIEDVGLAPPLSIQVAPEIQIQGEMVALYVKERTLLPMIYQHEMSQGMFRVLSMIIHLNYAVMDSRPSCILVDDIGEGLDFDRSCQLIKLLIEKATHTSVQLIMATNDRFIMNAVPLESWSLLRREGGDCRVYNYRNSKKIFDDFKFTGLNNFDFLAVDFVGEAGEANASD; encoded by the coding sequence ATGAAGCTTAAATCTCTGCGTTACTCCCAGCATGAGGGGAGGCCAAACACCTGGAGGGTTAATGGTCTCACCTTTGACGAGATAAATTTATTAGTAGGAAAGAACGCTAGTGGAAAGACTAGAACTCTTAACGTGATCAATGGCCTAGCCGGTCTTCTATCTCAAGATAGCCCACTAAAATATATTTCGGGTGATTACGAGGTTGTTTTCGAAGATGGCCATAAATTATTGACCTATTCACTGAAATATTCAGACCAAATTGTGACAAGTGAGGAATTTGCTATTGACGGGAAAAAGTTTCTAGAACGAGGGGCCGAGGGTATAGGTAAAATTTATGCTGTAAAAGAAAATAAGTGGATTGAGTTTCAGACTCCTCCCAATCGGTTAGCTTCCGCGGCTCGAAGGGATTCAATTCAACATCCGTATTTTGAGAGTCTGTTTCAGTGGGGGAATGACTTGAGATTTTTTGCCTTTGGAACATCCATGGGGAAGGATCACTTAGCGCTGATCGTGAAGGAAGGAGCCCCAATCAGTTTCAACCCCAAGGATCCCAATCAGGTAGCAGGAGTCTATAGGAGAGGGTATACGAAACTTGGCCAGCCATTTAAACAAAACATTATTAAAGACATGGCGACCGTTGGTTACGAGATCGAGGACGTTGGGTTGGCGCCACCACTATCTATTCAGGTAGCTCCGGAAATACAAATCCAGGGGGAGATGGTGGCATTGTACGTAAAGGAGCGAACTCTCCTACCAATGATTTATCAGCACGAAATGTCCCAAGGTATGTTTAGGGTTCTGTCTATGATCATTCATCTGAATTATGCAGTTATGGATAGCCGCCCAAGTTGTATTCTCGTGGATGATATTGGGGAAGGATTGGATTTCGATAGATCCTGCCAGCTAATTAAATTGTTGATTGAAAAGGCTACCCACACTTCCGTTCAACTCATTATGGCGACAAATGACCGTTTTATAATGAATGCAGTGCCTTTAGAGTCTTGGTCGCTTCTACGTCGAGAAGGGGGGGATTGCAGAGTCTATAATTATCGAAACTCAAAGAAAATATTTGATGATTTTAAGTTCACCGGGCTGAACAATTTTGATTTTCTTGCTGTAGATTTTGTCGGTGAGGCTGGCGAGGCGAACGCAAGTGACTAA
- a CDS encoding chlorite dismutase family protein produces MKRIRQISMVALLLCFLPMLSVVSEAAMDHDKLLKDPGVYATFAVFKMGEHWWQMDHEARVKAASEMKKVFEKHADKLIVDTHLLRGLSERADVLVRIHSKEMVHNQNFLLDLMGTTMGMDMKNTDTFNGITKTLNYVPSFPEELKGELKTPPPQGSPYVIVVPIRKDAEWWISGQDTRTGLMKEHTDATVAYLKTVKRKLYHSSGLDDWDFITYFETSKLDDFNNLVTGLLKVKENRHNRRFGDPLLLGTIRPLDEILDILSR; encoded by the coding sequence ATGAAGAGAATCAGGCAGATTTCGATGGTTGCGCTTCTATTATGCTTCCTTCCCATGTTGTCTGTAGTGAGTGAGGCGGCCATGGATCACGACAAGCTCTTAAAGGATCCTGGTGTCTACGCAACGTTTGCTGTGTTCAAGATGGGGGAGCACTGGTGGCAGATGGATCATGAAGCGCGTGTCAAGGCGGCCTCCGAAATGAAAAAGGTGTTCGAAAAGCACGCCGATAAGTTAATAGTCGATACGCATTTGCTTCGTGGTCTGTCTGAGAGAGCTGATGTACTTGTCAGGATTCACTCGAAAGAGATGGTTCATAATCAGAACTTCTTGTTAGACCTCATGGGGACCACTATGGGGATGGATATGAAAAATACTGACACCTTCAATGGCATCACCAAAACCCTAAATTATGTCCCTAGCTTCCCAGAAGAACTGAAGGGGGAGTTGAAGACACCGCCACCTCAGGGCAGCCCATACGTTATAGTGGTTCCTATACGCAAGGACGCAGAATGGTGGATTTCTGGACAAGACACCCGAACAGGCCTGATGAAGGAACACACGGATGCGACGGTCGCATACTTGAAGACGGTGAAACGGAAGCTCTATCACTCCAGCGGGTTGGATGATTGGGATTTTATTACCTACTTTGAAACATCCAAGCTGGATGATTTCAACAATCTTGTGACTGGATTGCTCAAGGTCAAGGAGAACCGTCATAATAGGCGTTTCGGTGATCCTCTCCTGTTGGGGACCATTCGACCATTGGATGAAATCCTCGATATTCTCAGTCGCTAG
- a CDS encoding HAMP domain-containing protein: protein MSRSLYGKLALVLLFLFCAVGVLYTLLMVFTTRMYQQEVNQKLNRALARNIVTDQLLSSQGEVSPYALKELFHLLMVINPSIEMYLLDENGGIVNFSAPTEKVKRSAVSLEPIHRFLTEADAFPILGDDPRDATRQKVFSVSAIPLHGQPTGYLYIVLGGEEYDSVADMLNRSYIFRLSLWAALTGLLFALLGGLFLFNMLTRRLTKLASTMETFAKSDFSEALVLHPQDFIPERNSDEIDRLRSTFNGMVERILQQVATLKQTDILRRELVANVSHDLRTPLASLHGYLETLLMKEGTLTREEYRTFLDVALKQSQRLRELVGELFELARLDSREARIQCEQFSLAELVQDVCQKFQLTVANRGIALKSSFTDDLPFVEADIGLIERALENIINNATRYTPSGGTIAISLSHESGSVMIRISDTGCGIADHDLPYIFDRFYRANRQNQPGGAGLGLAITKRILELHGSTIRAESTPNIGTIISFELPTVHF, encoded by the coding sequence ATGTCGCGGTCACTTTACGGCAAACTCGCCCTTGTGTTGCTCTTCCTGTTTTGTGCGGTTGGGGTTCTATACACCCTCCTAATGGTCTTCACGACGCGCATGTATCAGCAAGAAGTGAATCAGAAGCTGAACCGTGCTCTGGCCAGAAACATTGTTACTGACCAGTTACTAAGCAGCCAAGGAGAGGTGAGTCCGTACGCTCTGAAAGAACTGTTTCACCTACTTATGGTTATCAATCCGAGCATTGAGATGTACTTGCTTGATGAGAATGGGGGCATAGTCAACTTCTCCGCTCCCACTGAGAAGGTCAAGCGCTCGGCTGTCTCGTTAGAACCAATACATCGTTTTCTCACCGAGGCGGACGCATTTCCTATTCTTGGTGACGATCCCCGTGATGCGACTCGACAGAAGGTCTTTTCTGTTTCAGCCATACCCTTACACGGACAACCAACAGGATATCTGTACATTGTTCTTGGCGGAGAGGAGTATGACTCCGTCGCCGATATGCTGAATCGGAGCTATATCTTCCGGCTGAGTCTCTGGGCAGCACTTACCGGCTTACTGTTCGCTCTTTTGGGCGGCCTCTTTCTATTCAACATGCTCACCAGAAGGCTAACCAAACTAGCATCGACGATGGAAACGTTCGCAAAGAGCGATTTTTCAGAGGCGCTCGTGCTGCATCCTCAGGATTTTATTCCTGAGCGGAATAGTGATGAAATTGATCGGCTCCGGTCCACATTCAATGGGATGGTAGAACGAATTCTTCAGCAAGTGGCCACTTTGAAGCAGACGGACATCCTTCGGCGTGAGTTGGTGGCCAATGTGTCCCATGATTTGCGTACCCCCCTGGCATCCTTGCATGGGTATCTGGAAACGTTACTGATGAAAGAAGGGACGCTTACACGAGAGGAATACCGGACGTTTCTCGACGTTGCCCTCAAGCAAAGCCAACGGCTTAGGGAGCTTGTGGGGGAACTCTTTGAATTGGCTCGCTTAGATTCGCGTGAAGCTCGCATTCAATGCGAACAATTTTCGTTAGCCGAGCTTGTCCAGGATGTGTGTCAAAAGTTTCAACTCACCGTCGCAAATAGGGGGATAGCCTTAAAGAGCAGTTTTACAGATGATCTGCCATTTGTGGAGGCTGATATCGGCCTCATCGAGCGGGCGCTAGAAAACATAATCAATAATGCTACTCGCTATACACCGAGCGGAGGGACCATTGCGATTTCGTTAAGCCACGAATCCGGCTCGGTTATGATACGAATTTCTGATACTGGCTGTGGTATCGCTGATCACGACTTGCCTTATATTTTTGATCGTTTTTATAGGGCGAATCGACAAAATCAGCCTGGAGGAGCTGGGCTCGGGCTGGCCATTACTAAGCGAATTCTAGAGCTACATGGAAGTACAATTCGAGCGGAGAGTACACCAAACATCGGAACCATCATCAGCTTTGAACTGCCCACCGTGCACTTCTAG
- a CDS encoding response regulator transcription factor gives MAKQILVVEDDLDIGRLLEMHLTDTAYAVEIAKTGEDGLQCVLSKRYDLIILDVMLPGIDGLEICRQLRSLPTYTPILMLTAKSSEIDRVLGLEVGADDYVTKPFSVRELLARVKALFRRSEAFRDKTQDVQKTIRAKGLFIDVEKRKVTVRGSLRDLTAKEFDLLLQFASHPGRVYTRSQLLDSVWGYGHDGYEHTVNSHINRLRAKIEKDSAKPDFILTVWGVGYKFCELEGSGLKD, from the coding sequence ATGGCTAAACAAATTCTTGTCGTAGAAGACGACTTAGATATTGGTCGGCTCTTGGAGATGCACCTGACCGACACCGCATATGCCGTAGAGATCGCCAAAACCGGAGAGGATGGCCTTCAATGTGTGCTCTCGAAGAGATATGACCTTATTATTCTTGACGTGATGCTGCCTGGCATCGACGGGTTAGAGATATGTCGGCAGCTTCGATCGCTCCCCACCTATACACCCATCCTCATGTTGACTGCGAAATCCTCAGAAATAGACAGGGTCCTTGGGCTGGAAGTTGGTGCTGACGACTATGTTACTAAACCATTTAGTGTTCGAGAACTGCTCGCACGTGTAAAGGCCCTCTTCCGCCGTTCTGAAGCATTTAGAGATAAGACGCAGGACGTTCAGAAAACTATCCGCGCAAAGGGCCTCTTCATCGATGTTGAAAAACGGAAGGTCACAGTGAGAGGCAGCTTGAGGGATCTCACGGCCAAAGAGTTCGATTTGCTCCTGCAGTTTGCATCCCATCCAGGCAGAGTTTATACGCGCAGTCAGCTTCTCGATTCGGTCTGGGGCTACGGTCACGACGGCTATGAACACACGGTAAATTCCCATATCAACAGATTGCGCGCCAAGATTGAAAAGGATTCGGCCAAGCCCGACTTTATTCTGACTGTGTGGGGCGTCGGATACAAATTCTGTGAACTAGAAGGATCCGGCTTAAAGGACTGA
- a CDS encoding helix-turn-helix domain-containing protein: MVPSTKLITIREAAERLGLKESTIRKYILKRQIAYVKPSVRAVRIPIEELERILAAGLRPAIPQAEAAR; the protein is encoded by the coding sequence ATGGTCCCGAGTACAAAATTGATCACCATTCGAGAAGCGGCCGAACGCTTAGGACTCAAAGAAAGCACGATCAGGAAATACATCCTGAAACGGCAGATTGCCTATGTGAAGCCGTCCGTGCGTGCCGTGCGGATTCCCATTGAGGAATTGGAACGGATTCTCGCTGCCGGCCTGAGGCCGGCCATTCCTCAAGCGGAGGCTGCCCGATGA
- the ispG gene encoding flavodoxin-dependent (E)-4-hydroxy-3-methylbut-2-enyl-diphosphate synthase encodes MHITRKKTRQIKVGSLKIGGDAPISVQSMCSTDTRDVKATVAQIRQLEEVGCEVIRVAVPDDEAAAALPQIKAAMTVPLIADIHFDHRLALKAAPVVDCVRINPGNIGAWWKVQEVIKAVNERGVPLRVGVNGGSLERPLLDKYGWPSPEALSESALNAVHALEDEGFTNMKVSLKASDVHHAIDAYYLFSTQSNYPLHIGITEAGTAMTGAVKSAIGLGWLLSQGIGDTLRVSLAADPVEEVKVGFEILKSLELRHRGINVIACPTCGRVEIDVVRMANELEKKLGHIKTPLNVSVLGCVVNGIGEGKEADIGIAGGEGKGILFKKGKLMRKVPMEELMDTLIHEVELLAKEKEAEAGGAEPAAGNGHSEAGWEPIGHAPDEHSTIVRDIPLLPSKP; translated from the coding sequence ATGCACATCACGCGGAAGAAGACCAGACAGATCAAAGTGGGCTCCCTGAAGATCGGCGGCGACGCCCCGATCTCGGTCCAGTCCATGTGCTCCACCGACACGCGCGACGTGAAAGCCACCGTGGCGCAGATTCGCCAGCTCGAAGAAGTGGGCTGCGAAGTCATTCGCGTAGCGGTCCCGGACGACGAGGCCGCAGCGGCCTTGCCGCAGATCAAAGCGGCGATGACCGTGCCCTTGATCGCCGATATCCACTTCGACCATCGTTTGGCGCTCAAGGCCGCCCCAGTGGTCGACTGCGTCCGCATCAATCCCGGCAATATCGGGGCCTGGTGGAAGGTGCAGGAGGTGATCAAGGCGGTCAACGAGCGCGGGGTTCCGCTCCGCGTGGGCGTCAACGGCGGCTCGCTCGAACGGCCGCTGCTCGACAAGTATGGCTGGCCGTCACCGGAAGCCCTGTCGGAATCGGCGTTGAATGCCGTGCATGCCCTGGAGGACGAGGGCTTCACCAACATGAAGGTCTCGCTCAAGGCCTCCGATGTGCACCACGCCATTGACGCCTACTATCTCTTCTCCACGCAATCCAACTATCCCCTGCACATCGGCATCACCGAAGCCGGCACCGCCATGACCGGCGCGGTCAAGTCCGCCATCGGTCTAGGTTGGTTGCTCTCGCAAGGCATCGGCGACACGCTGCGCGTTTCGCTCGCCGCCGATCCGGTGGAAGAGGTGAAAGTCGGCTTCGAAATCCTCAAGTCGCTGGAGCTGCGGCATCGGGGCATCAACGTAATCGCCTGCCCTACCTGCGGCCGCGTGGAAATCGACGTGGTGCGCATGGCCAACGAATTGGAAAAGAAACTCGGCCATATCAAGACGCCACTCAACGTCTCGGTGCTGGGCTGCGTCGTAAACGGCATCGGTGAAGGCAAGGAGGCCGACATCGGCATTGCCGGGGGAGAGGGCAAGGGCATTCTCTTCAAGAAGGGCAAGCTGATGCGTAAGGTGCCCATGGAAGAACTCATGGACACCCTGATTCACGAGGTCGAACTTCTGGCCAAGGAAAAGGAAGCCGAGGCCGGAGGAGCGGAGCCTGCGGCGGGCAACGGCCATAGCGAGGCCGGATGGGAGCCCATCGGCCACGCGCCGGATGAGCATTCCACCATCGTCCGCGACATCCCCCTGTTGCCCTCGAAGCCGTAA
- a CDS encoding 1-deoxy-D-xylulose-5-phosphate synthase, protein MSLLKNIHSPVDLKRLSPEQFPELCQEIREQIISVVSNVGGHLASNLGVVELTVALQYLLDTPKDKIVWDTSNQAYTHKLLTGRREQFHTLRQYGGLSGFCKREESAYDTFNAGHAGTGVSAAFGMVEAREQQQQHHKVVCVVGDGAMTAGMTLEGLHHAGGTNKDFLVVLNDNQMSISRNVGAISAYLNRTFTGEFYARMREETGQLLRKIPHIGAEMQKIARRAEELAKGAILPGLLFEELGFQYVGPIDGHNFEHLLPTLENVLKMKGPVLLHVITKKGLGYEPAMENPVWFHACPPFVRETGVPAKKAARPSYTSLAVDALIKVAKQDKRIVAITAAMCEGTGLNAFEKAFPDRIYDVGIAEQHAVTFAAGLAAQGMKPVVALYSTFLQRAYDQVVHDVATQNLPVTFCIDRGGLVAEDGTTHHGAFDFAFLRHVPNMVVTAPKDENELQHLVKTCTSYDGPASVRYARGVSLGVAMDPEPQVLPIGKGELMREGTDVAIVAIGVAVWPAVQAAERLAQEGISTAVINARFAKPLDTELIVKTAKNVRYLVTVEEGCKMGGFGSSVLEVLSDEGVSHLRTKIVGLPDWYIEQGPQDLLRERYGLTADGIYTRVKALLGAAVASDEAARLASLVGSLPHGDEQGS, encoded by the coding sequence ATGTCATTGCTCAAAAATATCCACAGCCCGGTTGATTTGAAACGACTGTCCCCTGAACAGTTTCCGGAGTTGTGTCAGGAGATCCGCGAACAAATCATCTCGGTAGTTTCGAACGTCGGAGGCCATCTCGCCTCCAACTTGGGCGTGGTCGAATTGACGGTGGCGTTGCAGTATCTCTTGGACACACCGAAAGACAAGATCGTCTGGGACACCAGCAACCAAGCCTATACCCACAAGCTCCTCACCGGCCGCCGCGAGCAATTCCATACCCTTCGCCAATACGGGGGGCTGAGCGGGTTCTGCAAACGTGAGGAAAGCGCCTACGATACGTTCAACGCGGGCCATGCGGGCACCGGCGTCTCCGCCGCCTTCGGCATGGTGGAAGCGCGTGAACAGCAACAGCAGCACCATAAGGTCGTGTGCGTCGTCGGGGACGGCGCCATGACGGCCGGGATGACCTTGGAAGGGTTGCACCATGCCGGTGGCACCAACAAGGATTTCCTGGTCGTCCTCAACGACAACCAAATGTCCATCTCGCGCAACGTGGGCGCCATCTCGGCCTACCTCAACCGCACCTTCACCGGCGAGTTCTACGCGCGCATGCGGGAGGAAACCGGCCAGCTGTTGCGGAAGATTCCCCACATCGGGGCGGAGATGCAAAAGATCGCCCGACGGGCCGAGGAATTGGCCAAGGGCGCGATCCTGCCGGGCTTGCTCTTCGAGGAGTTGGGCTTCCAGTACGTCGGCCCGATCGACGGGCATAACTTCGAGCACCTGCTCCCGACCCTGGAAAACGTGTTGAAGATGAAGGGGCCGGTGTTGCTCCATGTGATTACCAAGAAGGGCTTAGGCTACGAGCCTGCGATGGAGAACCCGGTGTGGTTCCATGCCTGCCCACCCTTCGTGCGCGAAACTGGTGTGCCGGCCAAGAAGGCCGCGCGTCCCAGTTACACCAGCTTGGCCGTCGATGCCCTCATCAAGGTGGCCAAGCAAGACAAGCGCATCGTGGCCATCACCGCGGCCATGTGCGAAGGCACGGGCCTCAACGCCTTCGAGAAAGCCTTCCCCGATCGCATCTACGATGTCGGCATCGCCGAGCAACATGCCGTGACCTTCGCCGCGGGATTGGCGGCACAGGGCATGAAGCCGGTGGTTGCCCTCTATTCCACATTCCTGCAGCGGGCCTACGACCAAGTCGTGCACGATGTCGCCACGCAAAATCTGCCGGTCACATTCTGCATCGATCGCGGCGGGCTGGTGGCAGAAGACGGCACCACGCACCACGGCGCGTTCGACTTCGCGTTCCTGCGCCATGTGCCCAACATGGTGGTGACGGCGCCCAAGGATGAAAATGAACTGCAACATCTGGTGAAGACCTGCACCAGTTACGACGGGCCAGCCTCCGTGCGGTATGCCCGCGGCGTGAGCCTCGGTGTGGCGATGGATCCCGAACCCCAAGTCCTGCCGATCGGCAAGGGCGAACTCATGCGCGAAGGCACCGACGTGGCTATCGTCGCGATCGGCGTGGCGGTGTGGCCTGCGGTGCAGGCAGCCGAGCGATTGGCGCAGGAAGGCATTTCCACCGCCGTCATCAATGCCCGCTTCGCCAAGCCATTGGATACCGAATTGATCGTGAAGACGGCGAAGAACGTGCGTTACTTGGTCACGGTCGAAGAGGGTTGCAAGATGGGCGGCTTCGGCTCGTCGGTCCTGGAAGTGCTCTCCGACGAAGGTGTCTCGCACCTACGCACCAAGATCGTCGGCCTGCCCGACTGGTACATCGAGCAGGGGCCGCAGGATCTCCTGCGTGAGCGGTATGGTCTCACGGCAGACGGCATCTACACCCGTGTCAAGGCGTTGCTCGGCGCAGCGGTAGCGAGCGACGAGGCAGCTCGGTTGGCCTCGCTCGTGGGGAGTTTGCCGCACGGAGACGAGCAGGGCAGCTAA
- a CDS encoding DUF3187 family protein produces the protein MTPRANWRLLWVLVALAPLCAAAPSLGAEGFGPFPVRNFQALAQLVLAMPGEQATVLRKGDFDVRLELANTASIARDSEEQAEVSMKFETLRSGLFLRYGLTDRLELGAEVPVLHRYRGFMEGAILGVERATTGEAPARTALRDTGYAFNISNRQRTIFQGNEGATGLGDISFYSKYQLLRESSSLPALAVRLGVKAPTGDTGEVFGSGHPDVGIGVAVQKTFAANWIVYANVNGIFPTGKIAGLGVQPVMTGLVAVEYLWSDNLSFTAQFDYYSPPFHGTGTRVLDKGVTESVIGVSYRILPQLIWQLYGVENLDFITGSAADFTASTLFTYRFRS, from the coding sequence GTGACGCCCAGAGCGAACTGGCGGCTTCTATGGGTGCTCGTCGCGCTCGCGCCCCTCTGCGCCGCGGCCCCTTCCCTGGGAGCCGAAGGTTTCGGTCCCTTCCCCGTACGGAATTTCCAGGCGCTGGCGCAATTGGTCCTGGCCATGCCGGGCGAGCAGGCCACGGTGCTGCGCAAGGGCGACTTCGATGTGCGCCTCGAACTGGCCAACACCGCCAGCATCGCCAGAGACAGCGAAGAGCAGGCCGAAGTCTCCATGAAGTTCGAGACGCTGCGCTCCGGCCTGTTTTTGCGGTATGGGTTGACGGATCGGCTGGAACTGGGCGCAGAAGTGCCGGTGTTGCACCGGTATCGTGGCTTCATGGAGGGGGCTATCTTGGGAGTGGAGCGCGCGACCACCGGAGAGGCGCCGGCGCGAACGGCCCTGCGGGACACCGGCTATGCCTTCAACATCAGCAATCGACAGAGGACGATCTTCCAGGGGAACGAGGGGGCGACCGGGCTGGGAGACATTTCGTTTTACAGCAAGTATCAGCTGCTACGGGAAAGCAGTAGTCTGCCGGCCTTGGCGGTGCGGCTGGGAGTCAAGGCGCCGACGGGCGATACGGGGGAAGTGTTTGGGAGTGGCCATCCCGATGTCGGCATCGGGGTGGCTGTCCAAAAGACCTTCGCCGCCAACTGGATCGTCTATGCGAACGTGAACGGGATTTTCCCCACGGGCAAGATCGCCGGCCTGGGCGTGCAGCCGGTGATGACCGGGCTGGTCGCCGTGGAGTATCTTTGGTCGGACAATCTCTCGTTCACGGCCCAGTTCGATTATTATTCGCCGCCGTTTCATGGGACGGGCACGCGGGTGCTGGACAAGGGCGTAACCGAGTCGGTCATCGGGGTGAGTTATCGCATTTTGCCGCAGCTCATCTGGCAACTGTACGGGGTGGAGAATTTGGATTTCATCACCGGAAGCGCCGCGGACTTCACCGCCTCGACCCTCTTCACCTATCGCTTCCGATCCTGA
- a CDS encoding BamA/TamA family outer membrane protein: protein MRCDYWFASPILLALAGLFALLAPLDLRADTQIFPVPSVATTKNDGNDAGLIVPILIADPDGELKYLMAPMLIQNSIVGTRGVFNFFKYEPGGRQLRFIASLTERIERKVLLDYVDPAFGNGQYFLNFGGTFFKNATSRFFGLGQTTVQNDESNYTAREARAYWRLGLYANEVTQISVGQRVRQVRLQRGATDLPFSVDQFPTVEGIHGESIIIGHRASFYYDTRDSLITPTDGVAITAYAELNQNLRSGDHPVFSRYEIEVKKLFPSESKRAILVVRADLQATLGSEVPFFEQSSLGGQNNLRGFGQDRYIDKHLIAFSIEERIHVLRTKLAGVTADFEVAPFLDTGQVFNSFKDVSFQDYRMTPGLGFRAIVRPNVVGRVDYGYSREGGAVFAGLDFPY from the coding sequence ATGCGGTGTGACTATTGGTTTGCCAGTCCGATTCTCCTGGCGCTGGCCGGGCTCTTTGCCCTGCTTGCCCCTCTCGATCTGCGCGCCGACACGCAGATTTTTCCCGTCCCCTCGGTGGCCACCACCAAGAACGACGGCAACGACGCCGGCCTCATTGTCCCGATCCTGATCGCCGATCCGGACGGCGAGTTGAAATACCTGATGGCCCCGATGTTGATTCAGAATTCCATCGTGGGCACCAGGGGCGTCTTCAACTTCTTCAAGTATGAGCCGGGAGGGCGGCAGCTCCGGTTCATCGCCTCGCTGACCGAACGGATCGAGCGGAAGGTGCTTCTGGATTATGTCGATCCGGCCTTCGGCAACGGGCAGTATTTCCTCAACTTCGGCGGCACGTTCTTCAAGAACGCCACCTCCCGCTTCTTCGGCCTGGGACAAACCACCGTGCAGAACGATGAGTCGAACTACACGGCCCGCGAAGCCCGCGCCTACTGGCGCCTGGGGCTCTACGCAAACGAGGTGACCCAAATTTCCGTGGGGCAACGTGTGCGGCAGGTACGGCTTCAACGGGGCGCGACGGATTTGCCCTTTTCGGTCGACCAGTTTCCGACCGTCGAGGGAATCCATGGAGAATCGATCATCATCGGGCACCGCGCTTCCTTCTATTACGACACCCGCGACAGTTTGATCACCCCGACCGATGGCGTCGCCATCACCGCCTACGCCGAACTGAACCAGAATTTGCGGAGCGGCGACCATCCGGTCTTTTCGCGGTACGAAATCGAGGTCAAGAAGCTGTTTCCCAGCGAATCGAAACGCGCCATCCTGGTCGTGCGCGCCGACCTGCAGGCTACGCTCGGGTCGGAGGTGCCGTTTTTCGAGCAGTCGTCCTTGGGCGGTCAAAACAACCTGCGCGGATTCGGCCAGGACCGGTACATCGACAAACACCTGATTGCCTTCAGCATCGAGGAACGCATCCATGTGCTGCGGACCAAGCTCGCGGGGGTGACGGCGGATTTCGAAGTGGCCCCCTTCCTCGATACGGGGCAGGTGTTCAATTCATTCAAGGATGTGAGCTTTCAAGACTATCGGATGACGCCGGGGTTAGGGTTTCGAGCGATCGTACGGCCCAACGTCGTCGGCCGGGTCGACTATGGCTATAGCCGTGAGGGTGGAGCAGTGTTCGCAGGATTGGATTTCCCCTATTAG